The genomic DNA CCGGGGTGATGGTCGTCGCGCTCTCCGAACGGGCCTACACGCTGCTGAAGCGGGCGTTCAAGGAACGCACCGTGGACAAGCGCTACCACGCGCTGGTGCAGGGCCATCCCGATCCGAGCAGCGGCACCATCGACGCACCCATCGGCCGCCACCGCGGGCACGACTGGAAATTCGCGGTCACCGAGGACGGCAGGCACAGCGTCACCCACTACGACACCGTCGAGGCGTTCCAGGCCGCCAGCCTGCTCGACGTGCACCTGGAGACGGGCCGCACCCACCAGATCCGGGTGCACTTCGCCGCGCTGCACCACCCCTGCGCCGGCGACCTGACCTACGGCGCCGATCCGACGCTCGCCAAACGCCTCGGGCTGCAGCGCCAATGGCTGCACGCCCGGTCGCTGGCCTTCGCGCACCCCGCCGACGGCCGCCGCATCGAGATCACCAGCCCCTATCCCGCTGACCTGCAGCACGCGCTCGACGTCCTGGCTGCGCACTAGTGCCTCGATCTGCCCCGTCCGCGGGACTGCTCTACGGGCTGGGCGCCTACGGCGCCTGGGGGTTGTTCCCGGCCTTCTTCCCGCTGCTGCAGCCCGCCGGGGCGTTCGAGATCCTGGCCCAACGCATCGCGTGGACGTGTGTGTTCATGGTCATCGTGCTGGCCGTGGTGCGCCGCCTCGGCGACCTGCGCCGGATCTCCGGCCGGACCTGGCTGCAGCTGCTGCTGGCCTCGGTGCTGATCTCGGTGAACTGGCTGACCTACATCTACGCCGTCAACAACGGCCATGTGGTCGACGCCGCGTTGGGCTATTTCATCAACCCCCTGGTCAGCGTGGCCGTCGGGGTGCTGCTGTTCAAGGAGCGACTGAACCGGGCGCAGATCTGCGCCCTGGTGATCGCCGTGGCGGCGGTGCTGACGCTGGGGGTGCAGTTCGGCGCGCCGCCGTGGATCGCGCTGGCCCTGGCGTTCTCGTTCGGGCTCTACGGCGCGGTGAAGAAGGTGGTGCCGACGGACCCGCGGGTCAGCGTCGGGGTGGAGGCGGCCATCGCCGCGCCGGTGGCCCTGGTCTACCTGGGGGTCATCGAGGCCACCGGCGCCGGCCACTTCGCCAACTCGGGCTCCACCCACATCGTGTTGACCATCGCCTCCGGGGTGCTGACTGCGGTGCCGCTGCTGCTCTTCGGCGCCGCGGCGCAGCGACTGCCGCTGGTCACCCTCGGCCTGCTGATGTACATCACCCCGGTCATGCAGATGACATGGGGCATCCTGGTGGGTCATGAACCGATGCCGCCGTTGCGCTGGGTGGGCTTCGCGCTGATCTGGCTGGCGCTGGCGGTGTTCAGCACCGATGCGATCCTGCGGGCGAGGCGGGCCCGGACGTCGGCGACCGGACGTGGTACACAACTCGTGTGATG from Mycolicibacterium tokaiense includes the following:
- the rarD gene encoding EamA family transporter RarD, whose amino-acid sequence is MPRSAPSAGLLYGLGAYGAWGLFPAFFPLLQPAGAFEILAQRIAWTCVFMVIVLAVVRRLGDLRRISGRTWLQLLLASVLISVNWLTYIYAVNNGHVVDAALGYFINPLVSVAVGVLLFKERLNRAQICALVIAVAAVLTLGVQFGAPPWIALALAFSFGLYGAVKKVVPTDPRVSVGVEAAIAAPVALVYLGVIEATGAGHFANSGSTHIVLTIASGVLTAVPLLLFGAAAQRLPLVTLGLLMYITPVMQMTWGILVGHEPMPPLRWVGFALIWLALAVFSTDAILRARRARTSATGRGTQLV
- a CDS encoding RluA family pseudouridine synthase; translation: MTERAMPVPEGLAGLRVDAGLARLLGLSRTVAAEIAEGGGVSLDGAPAGKSDKLSAGAWLEVRLPEAPPPVENVPEEIEGMAILYSDDDIVAVDKPPGVAAHATVGWHGPTVLGGLAAAGFRISTSGIHERQGIVHRLDVGTSGVMVVALSERAYTLLKRAFKERTVDKRYHALVQGHPDPSSGTIDAPIGRHRGHDWKFAVTEDGRHSVTHYDTVEAFQAASLLDVHLETGRTHQIRVHFAALHHPCAGDLTYGADPTLAKRLGLQRQWLHARSLAFAHPADGRRIEITSPYPADLQHALDVLAAH